The following coding sequences lie in one Bos indicus isolate NIAB-ARS_2022 breed Sahiwal x Tharparkar chromosome 12, NIAB-ARS_B.indTharparkar_mat_pri_1.0, whole genome shotgun sequence genomic window:
- the LACC1 gene encoding purine nucleoside phosphorylase LACC1, with translation MAEAVLIDLFGLKLNSQKNCHQTLLKILNAVRYHHGAKAKFFCIMCCSNISCDHDNCELETGNGLSALLREFEIVSNPSMAASLYTIKQKVDERNLSCIKVIVPVHRKTLMKAFIDQLFTDVYNFEFEDLQMTLKGGLLKQSTEVNIITSQELEAIQNEIETYLRSLPALKGELTIITSPLIPDTFIHGFTTRTGGISYIPTLSSFNLFSSSKRRDPKAVVQENLRRLGKAAGFNVNKFYQIKTDHANDVWIMGRKEPESYDGITTNQRGVTIAALGADCIPIVFADPVKKACGVAHSGWRGTMLGVAMATVNAMRAEYGCSLEDIIVVLGPSVGPCCFTLPRESAKAFHNLDPGCVRLLDSPNPYVDIRKATRILLEQGGILPQNIQDQNQDLNLCTSCHPDKYFSHVRDGPNFGTQIGFISVRE, from the exons ATGGCAGAAGCAGTGTTGATTGATCTCTTTGGTTTGAAACTGAACTCTCAGAAAAACTGTCATCAGACATTATTAAAGATATTGAATGCAGTCCGATATCACCATGGTGCCAAGGCCAAGTTCTTTTGCATAATGTGTTGTAGTAACATCAGCTGTGACCATGATAACTGTGAATTAGAAACAGGCAATGGATTATCAGCTCTCTTGAGAGAATTTGAGATTGTTAGCAATCCCAGCATGGCTGCCTCTTTGTATACAATTAAACAAAAAGTTGATGAAAGGAATTTGAGTTGCATTAAGGTAATTGTGCCTGTGCACCGGAAGACATTAATGAAGGCTTTCATTGATCAACTCTTTACTGATGTTTACAATTTTGAGTTTGAAGATCTACAGATGACTTTGAAGGGAGGTCTTTTGAAACAGTCTACTGAAGTAAACATAATCACATCTCAAGAACTAGAAGCAATCCAGAATGAAATAGAAACATATTTGAGAAGTTTGCCGGCACTGAAGGGAGAATTAACCATTATCACATCTCCTTTGATCCCAG ATACTTTCATACATGGATTTACTACAAGAACAGGTGGGATATCTTACATACCAACTCTTAGCTCATTCAATCTCTTCAGTAGTTCCAAACGGAGAGATCCCAAGGCTGTTGTTCAAGAAAATCTGCGTAGGTTGGGGAAGGCTGCAGGATTTAATGTGAATAAATTTTACCAAATAAAG ACTGATCATGCCAATGATGTCTGGATTATGGGAAGGAAGGAGCCTGAATCTTATGATGGAATCACCACAAATCAAAGAGGAGTCACAATAGCAGCTCTTGGTGCTGACTGTATTCCGATAGTTTTTGCAGATCCTGTCAAAAAAGCATGTGGGGTTGCTCACTCTG GTTGGAGAGGTACCATGTTAGGTGTTGCTATGGCTACAGTGAACGCTATGAGAGCAGAATATGGCTGCAGTTTGGAAGACATTATTGTTGTATTGGGGCCTTCAGTCGGACCGTGCTGTTTTACTCTTCCAAGGGAATCAGCAAAGGCATTTCATAATCTTGATCCCGGATGTGTACGGCTGTTGGACTCACCAAATCCCTATGTTGACATCCGTAAAGCCACTAG GATTCTTCTAGAACAGGGAGGAATTCTACCACAGAATATTCAGGACCAGAACCAGGATCTCAACCTCTGTACATCTTGTCATCCTGACAAGTATTTTTCCCATGTCCGCGATGGCCCTAACTTTGGTACACAGATTGGCTTCATCTCAGTTAGAGAATGA